In Felis catus isolate Fca126 chromosome E1, F.catus_Fca126_mat1.0, whole genome shotgun sequence, the following proteins share a genomic window:
- the LOC123381905 gene encoding keratin-associated protein 4-2-like produces MVNSCCGSVCSDQGCGQETCCRPSCCQTTCCRTTCCRPSCCGSSCCRPCCGGSSCCGSSCCQPCCRPTCCQTTCCRTTCCRPSCCGSSCCRPSCCISSCCRPCCGGSSCCGSSCCQPCCRPTCCQTTCCRTTCCRPTCCVSSCCRPCCGGSSGCGSNCCGSSCCQPCCRPTCCQTTCCRTTCCRPTCCVSSCCRPSCC; encoded by the coding sequence ATGGTCAACTCGTGTTGTGGCTCCGTCTGCTCTGACCAGGGCTGTGGCCAGGAGACTTGTTGCCGCCCCAGCtgctgccagaccacctgctgcaggaccacctgctgtcgccccagctgctgtggctccagctgctgccgcccctgCTGTGGGGgttccagctgctgtggctccagctgctgccagccttgctgccgccccacctgctgccagaccacctgctgcaggaccaCTTGCTGCCGCCCCAGCTGCTGTGGTTCCAGCTGCTGCAGGCCCAGCTGCTGCATCTCTAGCTGCTGCCGGCCCTGCTGTGGGGgttccagctgctgtggctccagctgctgccagccctgctgccgccccacctgctgccagaccacctgctgccggaccacctgctgccgccccacctgctgtgtgtccagctgctgccgcccctgCTGTGGGGGTTCCAGCGGCTGTGGCTCGaattgctgtggctccagctgctgccagccttgctgccgccccacctgctgccagaccacctgctgccggaccacctgctgccgccccacctgctgtgtgtccagctgctgccgccccaGCTGTTGCTAG
- the LOC123381909 gene encoding keratin-associated protein 4-2-like has translation MVNSCCGSSCCGSSCCQPCCRPTCCQTTCCRTTCCRPTCCVSSCCRPSCCGSSCCGSNCCGSSCCRPSCCISSCCRPTCCQTTCCRTTCCRPCCGGSSCCGSSCCQPCCQTTCCRTTCCRPTCCVSSCCRPCCGGSSCCGSNCCGSSCCQPCCRPTCCQTTCCRTTCCRPTCCVSSCCRPSCC, from the coding sequence ATGGTCAACTCCTgttgtggctccagctgctgtggctccagctgctgccagccttgctgccgccccacctgctgccagacAACGtgctgcaggaccacctgctgccggcccacctgctgtgtgtccagctgctgccgcccctcctgctgtggctccagctgttGTGGCTCTaattgctgtggctccagctgctgcaggCCCAGCTGCTGCATCTCTagctgctgccgccccacctgctgccagaccacctgctgcaggaccacctgctgccgcccCTGCTGTGGGGgttccagctgctgtggctccagctgctgccagccttgctgccagaccacctgctgcaggaccacctgctgccgccccacctgctgtgtgtccagctgctgccgcccctgCTGTGGGggctccagctgctgtggctctaattgctgtggctccagctgctgccagccttgctgccgccccacctgctgccagaccacctgctgccggaccacctgctgccgccccacctgctgtgtgtccagctgctgccgccccaGCTGTTGCTAG